One window of Phoenix dactylifera cultivar Barhee BC4 chromosome 5, palm_55x_up_171113_PBpolish2nd_filt_p, whole genome shotgun sequence genomic DNA carries:
- the LOC103717729 gene encoding cytochrome P450 86A8-like, with protein sequence MESSTVLVVLACIAAYVLWFSRLAVGLRGPRVWPLLGSLPGLIQNGERMHDWIAENLRATDGTYQTCICAIPGLARRQGLVTVTCDPRNLEHVLKTKFHNYPKGPTWHAVFHDLLGDGIFNSDGDTWLFQRKTAALEFTTRTLRAAMNRWVSRSIHHCLLPILRRAADGATAVDLQDLLLRLTFDNICGLTFGKDPETLSPSLPDNAFATAFDRATEATLHRFIFPEFVWRLKKWLRAGSEVALSDSVVHVERYLSAVIKNRKLELEADGGHHDDLLSRFMKKGTYSDSFLQNVVLNFILAGRDTSSVALSWFFWLVSTHPTVERCILLELAAVLSGTRGTDPAAWVSTPLVFEEVDRLTYLKAALSETLRLYPSVPEDSKHVADDDVLPDGTFVPAGSAITYSIYSAGRMKPVWGEDCMEFRPERWLSPDGKQIEAHDSFKFVAFNGGPRVCLGKDLAYLQMKSIAASVLLRHRLAVVPGHRVEQKMSLTLFMKHGLKMNVYDRDLNVVAEELRPPEQPKVAVESGGTAAAGLAKSVQVGAQPVLKFLSSS encoded by the coding sequence ATGGAGAGCAGCACCGTTCTGGTGGTGCTGGCATGCATCGCGGCGTACGTCTTGTGGTTCTCGCGGCTGGCTGTGGGCCTGCGCGGCCCGCGAGTGTGGCCGCTGCTCGGAAGCCTCCCCGGTTTGATCCAGAATGGCGAGCGCATGCATGACTGGATTGCCGAGAACCTGCGAGCCACCGACGGCACCTACCAAACCTGCATCTGCGCCATCCCCGGCCTCGCCCGCCGGCAGGGCCTCGTCACTGTCACCTGCGACCCCCGCAACCTGGAGCACGTCCTCAAGACGAAGTTCCACAACTACCCCAAGGGCCCGACGTGGCACGCCGTCTTCCACGACCTCCTTGGCGACGGCATCTTCAACTCAGACGGCGACACCTGGCTCTTCCAGCGCAAGACCGCCGCCCTCGAGTTCACCACACGCACCCTCCGCGCTGCCATGAATCGCTGGGTCTCTCGCTCCATCCACCACTGCCTCCTCCCCATCCTCCGCCGAGCCGCCGACGGCGCCACCGCCGTCGATCTCCAggacctcctcctccgcctcaccTTCGACAACATCTGCGGCCTCACCTTCGGGAAGGACCCTGAGACCCTCTCCCCGAGCCTCCCCGACAACGCCTTCGCCACCGCCTTCGACCGCGCCACCGAGGCCACCCTCCACCGGTTCATCTTCCCGGAGTTCGTCTGGCGGCTCAAGAAATGGCTTCGCGCCGGGAGCGAGGTCGCTCTCTCCGACAGCGTCGTCCACGTCGAGCGATACCTCTCCGCCGTCATCAAGAACCGAAAGCTCGAGCTCGAAGCCGACGGCGGCCACCACGACGACCTCCTTTCCCGCTTCATGAAGAAGGGCACCTACTCCGACTCCTTCCTCCAGAACGTTGTTCTCAACTTCATTCTCGCCGGCCGCGACACGTCCTCGGTGGCGCTAAGCTGGTTCTTTTGGCTCGTCTCCACCCACCCCACCGTCGAGCGCTGCATTCTCCTCGAGCTCGCCGCCGTCCTCTCCGGCACCCGCGGCACCGACCCCGCTGCCTGGGTTTCTACTCCCCTCGTCTTCGAAGAGGTTGATCGCCTTACCTACCTTAAAGCCGCTCTTTCGGAGACTCTCCGGCTCTACCCCTCCGTCCCCGAGGACTCGAAGCACGTCGCAGACGACGACGTCCTCCCGGACGGTACCTTCGTGCCGGCCGGCTCTGCCATCACCTACTCCATCTACTCGGCGGGGAGGATGAAGCCGGTGTGGGGGGAGGACTGCATGGAGTTCCGGCCGGAAAGATGGCTCTCACCGGACGGGAAGCAGATAGAGGCGCACGACTCGTTCAAGTTCGTCGCCTTCAACGGCGGCCCCAGAGTCTGCCTCGGGAAGGACTTAGCTTACCTCCAGATGAAGTCCATTGCCGCCTCTGTGCTTCTGCGCCACCGCCTTGCCGTCGTCCCCGGCCACCGCGTCGAGCAGAAGATGTCTCTCACTCTCTTCATGAAGCACGGGCTCAAAATGAACGTCTACGACCGGGACCTCAATGTCGTCGCGGAGGAGCTCCGCCCGCCGGAACAGCCCAAGGTGGCGGTGGAGAGTGGCGGCACCGCCGCTGCTGGCCTTGCGAAGTCTGTTCAGGTGGGGGCACAGCCAGTGCTTAAGTTTCTCAGTTCTTCTTAA